In the Candidatus Methylomirabilota bacterium genome, one interval contains:
- a CDS encoding lysylphosphatidylglycerol synthase domain-containing protein, translating to MKVVRAVLFVGGMAVLVYLVIRIGTGPIVSVLSRMAWWQLVLICLPYAFIMAVDTLGWRYAFADQPAPYLKMLLARTAGEALNLVTALGSVGGEAVKVWLLRSAVSYEASVASVIIAKTTSTIAQTLLLVVGLIVAKTSVPVRGDLISAMLVLLGLEALLVGGFLVTQLSGLVRRAGRLLSWAGLIEDSSYAERLDSSLREVFRHRWHRFLLSVAFHFGGWLLGALEV from the coding sequence ATGAAGGTCGTCCGGGCTGTCCTCTTCGTCGGTGGGATGGCGGTTCTGGTCTATCTGGTCATTCGGATCGGCACCGGGCCCATCGTATCGGTCCTGAGCCGGATGGCCTGGTGGCAGCTCGTGCTGATCTGCCTACCCTATGCCTTCATCATGGCCGTGGATACGCTTGGGTGGCGCTACGCCTTCGCCGACCAGCCGGCACCCTACTTGAAGATGCTCCTCGCGCGCACCGCGGGCGAAGCGCTCAATCTCGTCACCGCGCTGGGCTCCGTCGGCGGAGAGGCGGTGAAGGTCTGGCTCCTGCGATCCGCCGTTTCCTATGAGGCGAGCGTAGCGTCAGTCATCATTGCCAAGACGACGAGCACGATCGCCCAAACGCTCTTGTTGGTCGTGGGGCTGATCGTCGCCAAGACCTCGGTCCCCGTCAGGGGGGACCTCATCTCGGCGATGCTCGTGCTGCTCGGGCTCGAAGCGCTCCTGGTCGGGGGCTTCCTCGTGACCCAGCTCTCGGGCCTGGTGCGCAGGGCAGGGCGGCTGCTTTCCTGGGCCGGGCTCATCGAGGACAGCTCGTATGCCGAGCGCCTCGACAGCAGCCTGCGCGAAGTCTTCCGTCACCGGTGGCACCGATTTCTCCTCTCGGTGGCCTTTCACTTCGGCGGCTGGCTGCTGGGCGCCCTCGAGGTGG